The Sebastes umbrosus isolate fSebUmb1 chromosome 19, fSebUmb1.pri, whole genome shotgun sequence genome has a segment encoding these proteins:
- the LOC119478734 gene encoding uncharacterized protein LOC119478734 isoform X3 translates to MEEQGNGKKSELGRSKLGPDTQIRTKYDPTNEEDFVVLEKDETSMPSDRDSTFGKRIKTKNLQSSIKRRVEEDSSASGDNLTQPSRNAPQEKGNEKKSRRRSDTLPVTTDSVEAQAGSSPEVCFEREMGPYLAEVTDSRCRLKGAGRVGAADAETTGRRRAEREQNVNDHCEGKASTNINREHLSTQNNSDSVKRIRKSTEDLEGVLEQGRDRESKWEPCLEKVDPSLRESENQYKESHDSGFIAQKTQVGADPSHQSRFAGAVSKRAKAGTKKEDSHPPKVEPPSSEDNPFSLEQGDLIPCRLPENECCDGKIQVASLKRESKLVCFTAVITPPPLTHLLPQRDTSMPTQLCDSKDESVPKEKPKVKGPPPPVPKKPKNPFIKLKTAKLKSTDVQRRGKDHLRSEEKVKRRHTIDFSKDLPCNTPANQDMCLLWDERGTYTAPTDVRRLSVNLSPWEHDSLGRMDDRYGDMVDFDYCERMAQLSPEEEPQDLDMLERRVFLERRSRFKSSPPTAAKKPPNRFASAETLHIPEVTLSHNEIKPPKPACSGKREVYPELLPERVSTQVSNDSRGNYGKRRDNHSSDRDAGYGTEAESYKPVAEMIKERNQMQRHQTRVKPEGAKAPVRVAEEGPSVKVSQIKNAFDVPKKSKERPPEVPPPPKKDMLRRVVRQSKFRHVFGQAVRNDQCYDDIRVSRVTWDSSFCAVNPKFVAIIIDASGGGAFLVLPLQKSGRIDKVYPTVCGHTGPVLDIDWCPHNDLVIASGSEDCTVMVWQIPENGLETPLSEPAVVLEGHSKRVGIVSWHPTARNVLLSAGCDNQIVIWNVGTGEAMINLEDMHPDVIFSVSWSRNGSLLCTACKDKKVRVIDPRKKKIVAEKDKAHEGARPMRAIFLADGNIFTTGFSRMSERQLALWKTDNMDEPICVQEMDSSNGILLPFYDPDTSIVYLCGKGDSSIRYFEITDEAPFVHYLNTFSTKEPQRGMGYMPKRGLDVNKCEIARFYKLHERKCEPIIMTVPRKSDLFQDDLYPDTAGPDPALEAEEWFAGKNGGPILIALKDGYVSTKTRDLKVVKKNVLETKPATKAETIPTVQKHASPKPTKKKRTRR, encoded by the exons atggaggagcagggaaaTGGGAAGAAATCAGAACTTGGTCGTAGCAAGTTAGGTCCTGACACTCAAATCAGGACCAAATACGATCCCACCAATGAGGAGGACTTTGTGGTGCTTGAGAAGGATGAGACTTCGATGCCATCAGATAGGGACAGCACTTTTGGCAAAAGGATAAAAACCAAGAATCTTCAATCATCTATTAAAAGAAGAGTTGAGGAGGACTCTTCTGCTAGTGGCGATAACCTAACACAACCTTCCAGGAATGCCCCGCAAGAAAAGGGCAATGAGAAGAAAAGCAGGAGAAGATCTGACACACTTCCAGTCACGACTGACAGCGTGGAAGCACAAGCTGGGAGTTCGCCCGAAGTCTGTTTTGAGAGGGAAATGGGTCCATATTTGGCTGAAGTGACAGACAGCAGGTGTCGGCTAAAAGGAGCCGGGCGTGTTGGAGCTGCCGACGCCGAGACAACTGGGAGACGAAGAGCAGAGAGGGAGCAAAACGTGAATGACCACTGCGAGGGGAAAGCTTCTACTAATATTAATAGGGAGCACCtgtcaacacaaaacaacagcgACTCGGTGAAAAGAATAAGAAAGAGCACCGAGGATTTAGAAGGCGTGCTTGAACAGGGTAGGGACAGAGAGTCAAAATGGGAACCATGCTTAGAAAAGGTGGATCCTTCTTTAAGAGAATCAGAAAATCAATATAAAGAAAGCCACGATTCAGGATTTAttgcacaaaaaacacaagtggGAGCAGATCCGTCCCATCAGAGCAGGTTTGCTGGCGCTGTCTCTAAAAGGGCTAAAGCAGGTACCAAGAAAGAGGACTCTCACCCCCCAAAGGTTGAGCCCCCTAGCTCTGAAGACAATCCATTTTCATTGGAACAGGGCGATTTAATCCCTTGTCGTCTGCCAGAGAATGAATGCTGTGATGGAAAAATACAGGTCGCGAGCTTAAAGAGGGAGAGCAAGCTTGTTTGCTTCACTGCTGTCATCACCCCTCCGCCTTTAACTCATCTGTTGCCTCAGAGAGACACATCGATGCCGACGCAACTCTGTGATTCTAAAGATGAATCTGTGCCAAAAGAAAAACCCAAAGTTAAAGGTCCACCTCCGCCTGTCCCTAAAAAACCTAAAAACCCATTTATAAAGCTCAAAACTGCAAAATTAAAGTCTACCGATGTGCAAAGAAGAGGCAAAGATCATCTGCGCTCTGAGGAGAAGGTCAAGAGGAGACACACTATTGATTTTAGCAAGGATCTTCCGTGCAACACTCCAGCTAATCAGGACATGTGCTTGCTGTGGGACGAAAGGGGCACTTACACGGCGCCGACCGACGTACGCCGGCTGTCGGTCAACCTCAGCCCTTGGGAACATGATTCGCTCGGACGCATGGATGATCGGTACGGAGACATGGTCGACTTTGACTACTGTGAACGTATGGCACAGCTGTCTCCAGAGGAAGAGCCGCAAGACCTGGACATGTTGGAGAGAAGAGTGTTCTTGGAGAGGCGATCCAGATTTAAAAGCTCGCCTCCTACTGCTGCGAAAAAGCCCCCAAATCGTTTTGCGTCCGCAGAGACTCTTCACATACCTGAGGTCACATTATCACACAATGAAATCAAACCACCAAAACCTGCTTGTTCAGGGAAAAGAGAAGTCTACCCTGAGCTCCTTCCTGAAAGAGTCAGCACCCAAGTCAGCAACGACAGCCGTGGTAACTATGGTAAGCGTAGAGACAACCACAGTAGCGATAGGGATGCAGGATATGGCACTGAGGCGGAATCGTACAAGCCTGTGGCAGAAATGATCAAAGAAAGAAATCAAATGCAGAGACATCAGACCCGGGTCAAACCTGAAGGGGCCAAAGCTCCGGTTCGGGTGGCAGAGGAGGGTCCAAGTGTGAAAGTATCCCAAATAAAGAATGCCTTTGACGTCCCAAAGAAATCCAAAGAGAGACCACCGGAGGTTCCACCACCTCCAAAGAAAG ATATGTTGCGGCGAGTTGTGCGACAGAGCAAGTTCCGCCATGTCTTCGGTCAGGCCGTGAGGAACGACCAGTGCTACGATGACATCCGTGTGTCCAGGGTCACATGGGATAGCTCCTTCTGTGCCGTCAACCCTAAGTTTGTTGCCATCATCATAGACGCCAGTGGGGGAGGAGCCTTTCTTGTACTTCCTCTACAAAAG TCTGGCCGTATAGACAAGGTCTACCCTACAGTATGTGGTCACACGGGCCCAGTGCTGGACATCGACTGGTGTCCTCATAATGACCTCGTCATCGCTAGCGGCTCGGAGGACTGCACGGTCATG GTTTGGCAGATCCCTGAGAACGGGCTGGAGACTCCCCTTTCAGAGCCTGCTGTCGTGTTAGAGGGCCACTCTAAGAGGGTCGGCATCGTGTCTTGGCATCCAACCGCTCGCAACGTTCTCCTCAGTGCAG GGTGCGACAACCAGATCGTCATTTGGAACGTGGGCACGGGAGAGGCCATGATCAACCTGGAGGACATGCACCCTGATGTTATCTTTAGTGTCAGCTGGAGCCGCAACGGCAGCCTGCTCTGCACCGCCTGCAAGGACAAGAAGGTCCGCGTCATCGACCCCCgtaaaaaaaagattgttgCG gaGAAGGACAAAGCTCACGAGGGAGCTCGACCTATGAGGGCGATCTTTTTAGCAGACGGAAACATTTTCACCACTGGATTCAGCCGCATGAGCGAACGCCAGCTGGCCCTGTGGAAAACT gaTAACATGGATGAGCCAATATGTGTCCAAGAGATGGACTCCAGTAACGGCATTCTGCTGCCCTTCTACGACCCCGACACCAGCATAGTCTACCTGTGTGGGAAG GGTGACAGCAGCATTCGGTACTTTGAGATCACTGATGAGGCGCCGTTTGTTCACTACCTCAACACCTTTTCCACTAAGGAGCCCCAGAGAGGCATGGGATACATGCCCAAAAGAGGCCTGGATGTCAACAAATGTGAAATCGCAAG GTTTTACAAATTGCACGAGAGAAAATGTGAACCAATCATCATGACAGTCCCGCGTAAG TCGGATCTGTTCCAGGACGACCTGTATCCCGACACGGCCGGCCCCGATCCCGCCCTGGAGGCGGAGGAGTGGTTCGCTGGGAAGAACGGAGGTCCCATCCTGATCGCGCTCAAAGACGGCTACGTCTCCACAAAGACCCGGGATCTGAAAGTGGTCAAGAAGAACGTCCTGGAGACCAAGCCGGCCACAAAAGCAGAAACCATCCCGACTGTCCAGAAGCACGCTTCTCCAAAGCCCACAAAA aa AAAACGGACCAGAAGATAG